In Companilactobacillus allii, one genomic interval encodes:
- a CDS encoding DUF2577 domain-containing protein — protein MAGEQLLELMNSKGGNESDYSDIVYGKVISIDPLKIQTSNQMILSESFLVLGRQVTKHKEHIRVLSHFDSIGEASGTRPDVSEAIEIDGSLQVDDEVTMIRFDGGQQFYVLERSKDRRDVDG, from the coding sequence ATGGCTGGAGAACAGCTCCTCGAATTAATGAATAGTAAAGGTGGTAATGAATCGGATTACTCCGATATTGTTTACGGAAAAGTAATTAGTATAGATCCATTAAAGATTCAGACATCTAATCAAATGATTTTGTCTGAGTCTTTTTTAGTTCTGGGAAGACAGGTTACTAAACATAAGGAACATATTAGGGTATTGTCTCATTTTGATTCTATTGGTGAGGCTTCCGGTACCCGTCCTGATGTATCAGAAGCAATTGAGATTGACGGTTCACTTCAAGTTGATGATGAGGTTACTATGATTCGATTTGATGGTGGCCAACAATTTTATGTGTTAGAAAGAAGTAAGGATAGGAGGGATGTTGATGGATAA
- a CDS encoding XkdX family protein, whose protein sequence is MFIAIQLMYQMNVYKNTDVADFVKWNNINSDQYKTITGEEYTES, encoded by the coding sequence ATGTTTATTGCAATTCAATTAATGTATCAAATGAATGTATACAAGAATACTGATGTTGCTGATTTTGTTAAATGGAACAATATCAATTCTGATCAATATAAGACAATCACTGGGGAAGAATATACGGAAAGCTAG
- a CDS encoding holin, whose protein sequence is MNIIEGLNLIDVTQLLTIAILCYVTTNAIKNTGKVSTQYMPFISMVLGLLFSILIAVVFHDSEMGKAIIAGLLVGGFTSGMFDGIQGFLNDGGTSE, encoded by the coding sequence ATGAACATTATAGAGGGATTAAATTTGATTGATGTGACACAACTGTTGACTATTGCAATTCTGTGTTATGTAACAACGAACGCAATTAAGAATACAGGTAAGGTTAGCACACAATACATGCCATTTATTTCAATGGTGTTAGGATTATTATTTTCAATTTTGATTGCAGTAGTATTTCATGATAGTGAAATGGGTAAGGCTATAATCGCAGGTCTATTGGTTGGTGGTTTTACTTCAGGAATGTTTGATGGAATTCAAGGATTCTTAAATGATGGGGGTACTTCAGAATGA
- a CDS encoding baseplate J/gp47 family protein translates to MTPENLASQIESRDFDYYLKQMMDKVPDDIDKRQGSIIYDALAPAAMLMANQSLTMGTLVRESYIKTADNEFLDYRAGEHGTSRQLATAAQVIAKFLDSKGNPIDNVDIGDRFASLGDNPIFYKVKAINDNLTGILEAEELGTRSNGYLGQILPVTPNDVLSWAEVIEVTVPARDDESDDHLRERLLASDSWIAYGGNISDYLDMLSKIPIVGGAQVYPVWNGGGTVKLVILDNDLRAASKELLTQVKNEIDPPDSPGLGYGLAPIDHMVTVVAPEEIRIDVSTKVEIDSISDKDVLRPKIIDIISKYFELCRSSWDDVNKVTGRGYNLVLYRSKILSEIMKVEGVVNASIPELNGRDEDIHLIFNNDISQLPIMGEVKLDG, encoded by the coding sequence GTGACGCCTGAAAATTTAGCAAGCCAAATTGAATCAAGGGACTTTGATTATTATCTTAAGCAGATGATGGATAAAGTTCCTGACGACATTGACAAGCGCCAGGGCTCAATTATTTATGATGCTTTAGCTCCTGCAGCAATGTTGATGGCCAACCAATCATTGACTATGGGAACGCTGGTTAGAGAGTCTTATATCAAAACGGCAGATAATGAATTTTTAGATTATCGAGCGGGTGAACATGGTACTTCTAGACAGTTGGCGACTGCTGCACAAGTTATTGCTAAGTTTCTAGATTCAAAAGGGAATCCAATTGATAATGTTGATATTGGTGACAGGTTTGCTTCACTGGGCGATAATCCTATATTTTATAAAGTTAAAGCTATTAATGATAATTTAACTGGGATTCTGGAAGCGGAAGAACTAGGTACGCGTTCAAACGGATATTTGGGTCAAATATTGCCAGTAACGCCTAACGATGTATTATCTTGGGCAGAAGTGATTGAGGTGACTGTTCCGGCGCGGGATGATGAATCTGATGATCACTTACGTGAGAGATTATTGGCTTCCGATTCTTGGATTGCTTACGGTGGTAACATTTCTGATTATTTGGATATGTTATCTAAGATTCCAATTGTTGGCGGTGCACAGGTCTATCCTGTGTGGAATGGTGGTGGCACGGTTAAATTGGTTATTTTAGATAATGATTTGCGTGCTGCTAGTAAAGAATTGCTGACACAAGTTAAAAATGAGATTGACCCACCTGATTCACCCGGGTTGGGATATGGTCTGGCTCCAATTGATCACATGGTTACCGTTGTAGCTCCGGAAGAAATTCGTATTGATGTTTCAACTAAAGTAGAGATTGATTCAATTTCTGATAAGGATGTTTTAAGACCTAAGATTATTGACATAATTAGTAAGTATTTTGAGTTGTGTCGCTCTTCATGGGACGACGTCAATAAGGTGACTGGTAGAGGATACAATCTAGTTTTGTATCGGTCGAAGATTCTATCTGAAATTATGAAGGTTGAGGGTGTAGTGAATGCTTCTATTCCTGAGTTGAATGGTAGGGATGAAGATATTCATTTGATATTTAATAATGATATATCTCAACTTCCAATCATGGGTGAGGTGAAATTAGATGGTTAA
- a CDS encoding putative phage tail protein, translated as MVKLQNYLPDYYDDVYEMQKLVAAEQVDFTKFDDLVMRTLLNQFVTQTDLSGISIFEDQLGIEPDSNDSLETRQYNVLMRMLPPKPITLKYFKELLHTLNIPTSINVEYAIRHVETVAKKSEISKAQIQRLIYLLNVYLPANLTFQIIVNSESDADLNEYFGATQGSSTLASANPKLKYFSDTKFKIFCGGIKPGVVSSAFALPKLVSTAKSKLTVYASESNPQAYAHAIARALLRGDSELEETSYFGTIKPQISINTELKEKE; from the coding sequence ATGGTTAAACTTCAAAATTATTTACCTGATTATTACGATGATGTGTACGAGATGCAAAAACTGGTGGCTGCTGAACAAGTTGACTTCACTAAGTTTGATGATTTGGTTATGAGAACTTTGTTAAATCAATTTGTTACACAAACGGATTTATCGGGTATTTCAATATTTGAGGACCAATTAGGTATCGAACCTGATTCTAATGACTCGTTAGAGACGCGACAATATAATGTGTTAATGCGAATGCTGCCACCTAAGCCAATTACATTGAAGTATTTTAAAGAATTGTTACATACCTTGAATATTCCTACTTCGATTAATGTCGAATATGCAATCAGGCATGTTGAGACGGTAGCTAAAAAAAGTGAGATTAGTAAGGCTCAAATACAACGTTTGATATATCTATTAAACGTATATTTGCCTGCTAATCTCACTTTTCAAATTATTGTTAATTCGGAGTCAGACGCTGATTTAAATGAATATTTTGGTGCAACACAGGGTAGTTCAACCTTGGCAAGTGCGAATCCTAAATTAAAATATTTTTCTGATACTAAATTTAAAATATTTTGCGGTGGGATAAAGCCTGGAGTGGTTTCTTCAGCATTTGCACTACCCAAACTTGTTTCAACTGCGAAGTCTAAATTAACGGTCTATGCATCCGAATCCAATCCTCAAGCATATGCTCATGCTATTGCTAGAGCCTTGCTGAGAGGTGATTCAGAATTAGAAGAAACTAGTTATTTTGGAACTATTAAGCCACAGATATCAATAAATACTGAGCTAAAGGAGAAAGAATAA
- a CDS encoding XkdQ/YqbQ family protein, which produces MITKFTIGRRNSGDTWDVSSLASNIKWVTDLNFAAGTFTFDLLFDGSFYPQSGDVVEFQWDEQKIFFGYIFKTTFKDKKFSITAYDKMRYLKNEDSFVWPVSTISDRFDTVCKMAEINHKVINVSDYKLAAEVADSKTYFDMLKSGIDSTQKATNQMYYVFANYDVVELRKAPYNNLDIIIGDQSLLTDFSFEKSIDDAANSVRIIKKNSSESQQTTSTATADSESAGDDPKTTSFAYTDVKAHDILDWGKLQIVENAKDKANNAQMKQRADELLKEKNRETYTLSLDCLGNTSLIAGNSVNLQISELSKAGFYVGNTAIIKATHNFGSDYNCNLEMKVNEPWLENSSSN; this is translated from the coding sequence ATGATCACTAAATTTACTATTGGTCGTAGAAATAGTGGTGATACTTGGGATGTTTCAAGTTTGGCCAGCAATATTAAATGGGTCACTGATTTGAATTTTGCTGCAGGAACATTCACTTTTGATTTGTTGTTTGATGGTTCATTTTATCCTCAAAGTGGTGATGTAGTTGAGTTCCAGTGGGACGAACAGAAGATATTCTTTGGTTATATTTTTAAGACTACTTTCAAAGACAAGAAGTTTAGTATTACTGCATACGATAAGATGAGATATTTAAAAAATGAAGATTCGTTTGTGTGGCCAGTTTCTACTATTTCCGATAGATTCGATACTGTTTGTAAGATGGCTGAAATTAATCATAAGGTGATTAATGTTTCTGATTATAAACTGGCTGCTGAAGTAGCAGATTCTAAGACGTACTTCGACATGTTGAAGTCAGGAATTGACTCAACTCAAAAGGCCACCAATCAAATGTACTATGTGTTTGCTAATTATGATGTTGTTGAATTGCGGAAGGCTCCTTATAACAATCTAGATATTATTATTGGTGATCAGTCTTTGTTGACTGATTTTTCTTTTGAGAAATCGATTGATGATGCTGCTAACTCGGTTCGTATTATTAAGAAGAATTCATCAGAATCACAACAGACTACCTCTACAGCTACTGCAGATTCTGAATCGGCTGGTGATGACCCTAAGACTACTAGTTTTGCTTACACTGATGTTAAAGCTCATGATATTTTGGATTGGGGTAAGTTGCAGATTGTTGAGAATGCCAAGGACAAGGCCAATAACGCTCAAATGAAGCAACGTGCTGATGAATTACTCAAGGAGAAGAATAGAGAAACTTATACATTGAGTCTGGATTGTTTAGGTAATACCTCTTTGATTGCGGGTAATTCGGTTAATTTACAAATCAGTGAGTTGTCTAAGGCTGGATTCTACGTTGGTAACACGGCAATTATTAAAGCAACTCACAATTTTGGTAGTGACTATAATTGTAATTTGGAAATGAAGGTGAATGAACCATGGCTGGAGAACAGCTCCTCGAATTAA
- a CDS encoding phage tail protein: protein MAEYNETILTATGLDLASRAANGKTKFVITRAASTEVDLSSKSESELQALTTLPSEAQAGSIENQTENVPNSNAVIGTEILFTNDGINKSYVINAIGLYAREDGSDTEILYAINTAIDPESMPDFAKQVLFQFRFTIYVVVGRTENVTVKVDPTGMASKDYVDDRVNKINTDDVIGSSDTLSQLTTMSNFLEDK from the coding sequence ATGGCAGAATACAATGAAACAATTTTGACCGCTACTGGATTGGATTTAGCTAGCCGTGCTGCAAATGGTAAGACAAAGTTTGTCATTACACGTGCAGCATCAACAGAAGTTGATTTATCCAGTAAGTCAGAATCAGAATTACAGGCTTTGACTACTTTGCCTAGCGAGGCTCAGGCTGGTTCGATTGAGAATCAAACAGAGAATGTTCCTAATTCAAATGCTGTTATTGGAACCGAGATTTTGTTTACAAATGACGGTATTAATAAGAGCTATGTGATCAATGCAATTGGTTTATATGCAAGAGAAGACGGTAGTGATACTGAGATACTATATGCAATAAATACGGCAATTGATCCAGAGAGTATGCCTGACTTTGCTAAACAAGTCTTATTTCAGTTCAGATTTACTATTTACGTCGTTGTTGGAAGAACTGAAAATGTCACTGTTAAGGTTGATCCTACTGGGATGGCTTCTAAGGACTATGTTGATGATAGGGTCAATAAAATTAATACTGATGATGTTATTGGTAGTTCAGATACGTTGTCACAGTTAACAACCATGAGTAATTTTTTGGAGGATAAATAA
- a CDS encoding tape measure protein: MATISAAIKIMDGFTAPLNKLDTGLSKSQSAFSRFKSVMSGGSFDGLNKSATKTGGLFKSVLGGTVVGAGITKGIGLATAGVGSMITELNESSKAWQTFDGNMNMLGKSPKQIASAKGSMQKFAQQTIYSASDMASTYSQLAAVGIKGTGKLVKGFGGLAAASDNPQQAMKTLSQQATQMAAKPMVQWQDFKLMLEQTPSGVSQVAKSMGMSTKQLVASVQDGSVATQDFFDAISKTGTNKYFSKMATQYKTVGQAMDGLKETVANKMQGAFDRVGKVGIKAVSGITDSIAKVNFDKLADNAMSAIGKITDGFQTYVQPAIESIFNGFKQTNAIKYIQDMFGDVGSAISKIFDSAFAGGSNPFEALSKFAGGAIKGIAKSISAVANAVGGMDPNVLKALGGAFIILKSGMKGLVFTAIVAGLNALGRMKPSNLNSLAKAITALAIAFSLLKAAKGIADTFSSFSKIFGKAKGKDIPEVPDAPSTPKAPKVGGILQSAGAYMKLGAALMMVGAGVALAGGGMMLMAMATQKLASGGWASVAVFFGMIGALALLLVLVNYLGETLIAGSVGLLMFGAGLLLIGAAIFIAAAGIAILATQLPLISQYGTSAAVGLLALAGAVAVFGLAAIVGAVGVLALGIAIAVLGVGFIVGTVGALLFGVALIVVSAGAILAAVGVLLLGVGLALVSALTIVGSVGLMLMAVAMVMIAAVALVAGVGMMVFAVALMLAAPMMMIAAVGALLLGAATIVLGVGLLIVGAALVVVGEGLTMVASAVISLATAFITAGTMMVTAIVGAMNNVVSAVTNGISNAVNAAKSFGSALVSVGKDLIQGLVNGIKSMIGSAVSAVSDVASKVVDKAKSILHIGSPSKLFNQYGRWVDQGLINGLNRDSDAAATASGAMAQGVVDAASNMNPQIGAITMSGFSGTNPGDMLAGGFSRALDMINAVAFALGGIAGNTSVGINGVVNSNVPTSSPFENSGNGIGGITNNDSMSTSTDSNSNVVIESGAIQINSSGSADYDGDRLLAIIEQKIIEKSNASLS, encoded by the coding sequence ATGGCTACTATTAGTGCTGCCATTAAAATTATGGATGGATTTACAGCTCCATTGAACAAGTTAGATACTGGATTAAGTAAGAGTCAATCAGCATTTAGCAGATTTAAAAGTGTTATGAGTGGTGGTTCGTTTGATGGTCTCAACAAATCGGCTACTAAAACTGGTGGATTATTCAAGTCTGTATTAGGTGGAACGGTTGTTGGCGCTGGTATCACTAAAGGAATTGGCTTGGCCACTGCCGGTGTTGGTTCGATGATCACTGAATTGAATGAATCAAGTAAAGCTTGGCAAACGTTTGACGGCAATATGAATATGTTGGGTAAATCTCCTAAGCAGATTGCTAGTGCTAAAGGTTCGATGCAAAAATTTGCTCAACAAACAATCTATTCTGCTTCAGATATGGCCTCTACTTATAGTCAATTGGCAGCTGTTGGGATTAAAGGAACTGGTAAGCTGGTTAAAGGATTCGGTGGGTTAGCTGCTGCTTCTGATAACCCACAACAAGCGATGAAGACTTTGAGTCAACAAGCCACTCAAATGGCGGCTAAACCGATGGTTCAGTGGCAAGATTTCAAACTTATGCTGGAGCAAACACCGTCTGGTGTGTCTCAAGTTGCAAAGTCAATGGGTATGTCAACTAAACAACTTGTTGCAAGTGTTCAGGATGGTAGTGTTGCTACTCAAGATTTTTTCGATGCGATTTCAAAGACTGGTACTAATAAGTACTTCTCTAAAATGGCTACTCAATACAAGACCGTTGGGCAGGCTATGGATGGACTTAAAGAAACTGTTGCCAATAAGATGCAAGGTGCTTTTGATCGTGTTGGCAAGGTCGGGATCAAGGCTGTTAGTGGAATCACTGACAGTATAGCTAAAGTTAATTTTGATAAGTTAGCAGATAATGCTATGTCAGCGATTGGTAAAATCACTGATGGTTTTCAAACCTATGTTCAACCGGCTATTGAAAGTATATTTAATGGGTTTAAGCAAACTAACGCGATTAAATATATTCAAGATATGTTTGGTGATGTTGGTTCCGCAATCAGTAAAATATTTGATTCTGCATTTGCTGGTGGATCAAATCCCTTTGAAGCTTTGAGTAAATTTGCCGGCGGTGCAATTAAGGGTATAGCGAAGTCGATTAGTGCAGTTGCAAATGCTGTTGGTGGTATGGATCCTAATGTGTTGAAGGCGTTGGGTGGTGCTTTTATTATTCTTAAATCAGGTATGAAAGGACTGGTGTTCACTGCGATAGTCGCCGGATTAAATGCATTAGGAAGAATGAAACCAAGTAATCTTAATAGTTTGGCCAAAGCTATAACCGCTTTAGCAATCGCCTTTTCACTACTGAAAGCTGCAAAGGGAATTGCTGACACTTTTTCATCATTTAGTAAAATTTTTGGGAAGGCAAAAGGGAAAGATATTCCTGAAGTTCCAGATGCGCCCTCAACTCCAAAAGCCCCTAAAGTCGGCGGAATATTACAATCTGCTGGTGCCTACATGAAGTTAGGTGCTGCTTTAATGATGGTTGGTGCTGGTGTTGCTTTAGCTGGTGGTGGAATGATGTTGATGGCTATGGCTACTCAAAAGCTTGCTTCAGGTGGCTGGGCTTCAGTAGCGGTTTTCTTTGGTATGATCGGTGCACTTGCTTTACTACTGGTGTTGGTTAATTACTTAGGAGAGACGTTAATTGCTGGATCTGTTGGGTTATTGATGTTCGGCGCAGGTCTATTATTGATTGGTGCAGCCATTTTTATTGCTGCAGCTGGAATTGCTATATTGGCTACTCAATTACCTTTGATATCTCAATACGGAACTAGCGCGGCTGTGGGATTACTTGCACTTGCTGGTGCGGTTGCTGTGTTTGGTTTAGCAGCTATTGTTGGTGCAGTCGGCGTATTAGCACTAGGGATTGCTATTGCAGTTCTTGGTGTTGGTTTTATCGTTGGTACAGTTGGTGCATTACTGTTTGGTGTTGCTTTAATAGTAGTTAGTGCTGGTGCAATTTTGGCGGCTGTCGGAGTTCTATTGTTGGGAGTCGGATTAGCGTTAGTATCAGCTCTTACAATTGTTGGATCAGTTGGATTGATGCTAATGGCGGTTGCTATGGTTATGATTGCGGCTGTTGCCTTGGTGGCTGGCGTTGGCATGATGGTATTCGCTGTTGCATTAATGTTGGCTGCACCAATGATGATGATTGCTGCAGTCGGTGCGTTGTTACTTGGTGCTGCTACTATTGTTCTTGGAGTTGGATTATTAATTGTTGGTGCTGCTTTGGTTGTCGTCGGTGAAGGATTAACTATGGTTGCTTCTGCGGTGATTAGTTTGGCCACCGCCTTTATTACGGCTGGAACTATGATGGTTACGGCGATTGTTGGTGCTATGAATAATGTTGTATCTGCAGTTACTAATGGGATTTCTAACGCTGTTAATGCTGCTAAGAGTTTTGGAAGTGCACTGGTGTCTGTTGGTAAGGATTTAATTCAAGGTTTAGTTAATGGTATTAAATCTATGATTGGTTCTGCCGTCAGTGCTGTTAGTGACGTCGCTAGTAAAGTTGTTGATAAGGCCAAATCAATTCTACATATCGGTTCACCATCTAAATTATTTAATCAATATGGACGATGGGTCGACCAAGGTTTGATCAATGGATTGAATCGTGATTCTGATGCAGCCGCTACTGCTTCTGGTGCAATGGCTCAAGGCGTGGTTGATGCTGCGTCTAATATGAATCCACAAATTGGTGCTATTACGATGTCTGGTTTTAGTGGAACGAATCCTGGTGATATGTTGGCCGGAGGTTTTAGCAGGGCATTGGATATGATCAATGCGGTTGCTTTTGCACTGGGCGGAATTGCTGGTAATACTAGTGTTGGTATCAATGGGGTGGTTAATAGTAATGTTCCAACTAGTTCACCATTTGAGAATTCTGGAAATGGTATTGGTGGGATAACTAATAATGATTCAATGAGTACATCAACTGACAGCAACTCTAATGTCGTTATCGAGTCTGGAGCTATTCAGATTAATTCAAGTGGTAGTGCTGATTATGATGGCGATAGATTGTTGGCAATTATTGAACAGAAGATAATTGAAAAAAGTAATGCTTCATTGAGTTAG
- a CDS encoding GH25 family lysozyme: MKRKLVYIVGLLIAGLFFCSTNVQAARTDMVDVSNHNGYMTVSNFQDMLNNYGVKAVITKISEGTYYHDYTAANNISTAQSAGLYINGYHFARYTTVAGAISEANYAATMAKQDGLPIGAVLVTDVEAEQQSGLSRATNNANNKAFMEQVAKYGYRSDIYTMSSWLGNKMDVNSGGWIASYPYNASGKSWYSGNHSWQWGSTYQFAGSYGNFDVSQNYDDFYTGGQAAEVDPRQTINNIVSVKGNNYKAFTTYDNYGNANSGTDVTSATDWVSNSIKVVNMKPYFVIGRNVLLPQSTTTFKNKVVINYRSDYGVLAYNYKGQSVGDSNKTFKGGTEWATNDTLVDIPNIGWCYKVATDEYIPVKYMQGSGYAV, encoded by the coding sequence ATGAAACGCAAATTAGTTTATATTGTAGGTCTGCTTATTGCAGGTCTATTTTTTTGTTCTACTAATGTTCAAGCTGCTAGAACGGATATGGTTGATGTGTCTAATCACAATGGCTACATGACTGTATCAAACTTTCAGGACATGTTGAACAATTATGGGGTCAAGGCAGTGATCACTAAGATATCTGAAGGTACTTATTATCATGACTACACGGCTGCCAATAATATCTCTACTGCCCAGTCTGCTGGTCTGTACATTAATGGTTATCACTTTGCTAGATATACCACAGTGGCGGGTGCGATATCTGAGGCTAACTATGCTGCTACTATGGCCAAACAAGATGGACTACCAATTGGAGCTGTATTAGTTACTGATGTTGAAGCTGAGCAACAAAGTGGATTATCAAGAGCGACCAATAATGCCAATAATAAAGCCTTTATGGAGCAAGTTGCTAAGTATGGATATCGTTCAGACATATACACTATGAGTTCATGGCTCGGCAACAAGATGGATGTGAACAGTGGTGGTTGGATTGCTTCATATCCGTATAACGCCTCAGGGAAGTCCTGGTATTCAGGCAATCATAGTTGGCAATGGGGAAGTACTTATCAATTTGCAGGTAGTTATGGCAATTTTGATGTTTCTCAAAACTATGATGATTTTTATACTGGTGGCCAAGCTGCTGAGGTAGATCCACGGCAGACGATTAATAATATTGTTTCTGTCAAAGGTAACAACTATAAGGCATTCACTACTTATGATAATTATGGTAATGCAAATAGTGGAACTGACGTTACTAGTGCTACTGATTGGGTATCTAATTCTATCAAGGTTGTTAATATGAAACCTTATTTTGTAATTGGGCGTAACGTTTTATTGCCTCAATCAACTACGACATTTAAGAATAAGGTGGTTATTAACTATCGTTCCGACTATGGTGTCTTGGCTTATAATTATAAAGGACAATCCGTTGGTGATAGTAATAAGACATTTAAGGGTGGAACAGAATGGGCAACTAACGATACATTGGTCGATATTCCCAATATTGGTTGGTGTTATAAAGTTGCTACTGATGAATATATTCCTGTTAAGTATATGCAGGGTTCTGGATACGCTGTATAA
- a CDS encoding DUF2634 domain-containing protein: MDKTLTYQVKNGRILNKFDRHEAMIQAVDKILKTERFVYPIYDNQYGNDFFELFGKSFDYATVEVERMVKEALLSDSRILSVLIDDIEILDRTILLVSGSCTTIYGDIPIESEVSVSDA, translated from the coding sequence ATGGATAAAACATTGACCTATCAAGTTAAAAATGGCCGAATATTGAATAAATTTGATAGACACGAGGCTATGATTCAAGCGGTTGATAAGATTTTGAAGACTGAAAGATTTGTTTATCCAATTTACGATAATCAATATGGTAATGATTTCTTTGAATTATTCGGTAAGTCATTTGATTATGCGACCGTTGAAGTAGAGCGGATGGTTAAAGAGGCTTTGTTATCTGACAGTCGTATTTTGAGTGTGCTGATAGATGACATTGAGATATTAGATAGAACTATCTTGCTAGTAAGTGGATCATGCACAACTATTTATGGTGATATTCCAATTGAAAGTGAGGTGAGTGTTAGTGACGCCTGA